A DNA window from Paenibacillus andongensis contains the following coding sequences:
- a CDS encoding carbohydrate ABC transporter permease, giving the protein MESVKKYSGRLFTLEVLGILIGLLFLVPFYFVIVNSLKTFPELAASTAKLPSSLYLDNYTKVWTIMKFPSAFLNSLIITVLSNVGLVLISSMAAYRMVRKASKFNNLVFIAFVAAMVIPFQSIMIPLVRVANEVGLMDSKFGLIVCYFGFGVSLNVFLFHGFIKSIPLEIEESATVDGCSPYGVFWRIVFPLLKPMSTTVIILNSLWIWNDYLLPSLVLNSPDLRTIPLATFSFFGQYTKQWDLALAGLTLGVLPIVIFFLAMQKHIVEGITAGSVKG; this is encoded by the coding sequence ATGGAATCCGTCAAAAAATACTCTGGACGACTATTCACTCTCGAGGTGCTTGGCATCTTGATTGGACTCTTATTTCTAGTCCCTTTCTACTTTGTCATCGTCAACTCCCTTAAGACATTTCCGGAGCTGGCTGCCAGCACTGCGAAGCTTCCGTCAAGCTTATATCTTGACAACTATACGAAGGTATGGACCATCATGAAGTTCCCAAGTGCATTTCTGAACTCTTTAATTATTACCGTGCTTAGTAATGTGGGGCTAGTGTTGATTAGTTCCATGGCTGCTTATCGCATGGTGCGCAAAGCAAGCAAATTCAACAATCTTGTATTTATAGCTTTCGTTGCTGCTATGGTTATTCCGTTTCAATCCATCATGATTCCGCTTGTGCGTGTGGCGAATGAGGTTGGACTCATGGACAGCAAATTCGGTTTAATTGTTTGTTATTTCGGATTCGGTGTTTCCCTGAACGTCTTCTTATTCCATGGTTTTATTAAATCTATTCCACTTGAAATTGAAGAGTCGGCCACTGTTGATGGCTGCTCGCCGTATGGCGTGTTTTGGCGAATTGTGTTCCCTCTGTTAAAGCCCATGTCTACGACAGTCATTATCTTAAACAGTTTATGGATATGGAATGATTATTTGCTTCCTTCACTCGTGTTAAATAGTCCAGACCTGAGAACAATACCTTTAGCTACGTTTTCTTTCTTTGGTCAATATACGAAGCAATGGGATTTGGCCTTGGCTGGTCTTACACTCGGGGTCCTGCCGATCGTTATTTTCTTCTTAGCGATGCAGAAACATATTGTTGAAGGCATTACGGCTGGTTCCGTAAAAGGTTAA
- a CDS encoding carbohydrate ABC transporter permease: MKNNKGLAGLIQQWVFIGPALIFFALIVVTPFLMSIYYSFTEWNGVTTTVKFNGLDNFKHLLFHDTDYRNAFWFTTRITVTDVILTNLVGFLLALLLTQALKTRNVLRTIFFMPNVIGGLLLGFIWQFIFVKGFGTLGELTNLSFFQLPWLGDAPTAFWAIAIVSIWQGSGYLMIIYIAALSNVPKDMVEAAYIDGATRLQVLKNIIVPLIMPAVTVCLFLTISWNFKMFDLNFALTKGGPFNSTESVSINIYQEAFRNNNYGLGTAKALVFFVVVAIISTIQVMYTKRKEVEV, translated from the coding sequence ATGAAGAACAACAAAGGGCTAGCAGGACTTATCCAACAATGGGTGTTTATCGGACCAGCGTTGATCTTTTTCGCGCTCATTGTTGTTACTCCTTTTCTCATGAGTATTTATTATTCATTTACCGAGTGGAATGGTGTGACAACAACCGTGAAGTTCAACGGCTTAGACAATTTCAAGCACCTTCTTTTTCATGACACCGACTATCGCAACGCATTCTGGTTTACAACAAGAATAACCGTGACGGACGTCATTCTCACGAATCTTGTCGGGTTTCTTTTGGCGCTCTTGCTCACTCAGGCACTGAAAACCAGAAATGTACTGCGTACTATTTTCTTCATGCCGAACGTTATTGGCGGACTTCTACTTGGTTTCATTTGGCAGTTTATTTTCGTCAAAGGGTTCGGGACTTTAGGTGAATTAACGAATCTTAGCTTTTTCCAATTGCCGTGGTTAGGTGATGCACCGACGGCTTTCTGGGCGATCGCTATTGTTAGCATATGGCAAGGTTCGGGTTACTTAATGATCATTTATATTGCGGCGCTATCGAATGTGCCCAAAGATATGGTTGAAGCGGCTTATATTGATGGTGCTACAAGATTACAAGTGCTTAAGAACATTATCGTACCACTCATTATGCCGGCAGTTACCGTATGTTTGTTCCTGACCATTTCATGGAACTTCAAGATGTTTGACCTGAACTTTGCCTTAACCAAAGGTGGACCGTTCAACTCAACAGAATCGGTTTCCATCAATATTTATCAAGAAGCGTTCCGCAATAACAACTATGGTTTAGGAACAGCAAAAGCGTTAGTATTCTTCGTTGTTGTGGCCATTATTTCGACCATCCAAGTCATGTATACGAAACGCAAGGAGGTTGAAGTTTAA
- a CDS encoding sensor histidine kinase has product MNLLNYLNGVVQASTTIYTGQYSSVGYLYDILQTGQEIDYMSDKVIKSGLQVMSHSVKEIKQIYLYASVSDRSYLASNDIQGSTIGKYESLRQFPENKTVYFETTHESHNYNIALNVYSAPTPVLSMHRKIMYSPSNISIGELIIDLQLSLVSEISQSLFTHDQEELYILDDKGFIVFGPDVSKWGQPLEESWGNEAIYSNLQKGSYEWKKGAYAGINIYEKMKTDYVDWTIVKRLPYEQLTKNARQLTLINSLILTLFMLIVIAGTIYISIKFTEPIKQLIRYITRIQVGQVQLGQLNADIELSRTDEMGILANRFHGLMQDLNQMVMREYRLELANKSNQLMALQAQINPHFLNNALQSIGTLALQHDAPKVYALISSLAKMMHYSMNTNESVVPLRKEIDHIKAYLELQKQRFEHQFEIIYDIDESTKAISVPKMILQPLVENYFKHGFKPGSATGLLRIEAVKLIVHEDEYLKLIVEDNGIGISEQRLREVRNRLNTPSITDEACIGLSNVLTRVQLYFTDDAFLDVENVQPQGLRIVIHIPMKKGALE; this is encoded by the coding sequence ATGAATTTATTAAACTACTTAAATGGTGTCGTCCAGGCGTCCACTACGATTTATACAGGTCAGTATTCATCTGTTGGTTATCTTTACGATATTCTGCAAACCGGGCAAGAAATCGATTATATGAGTGATAAGGTTATCAAAAGCGGGCTGCAGGTCATGTCCCATTCGGTTAAAGAGATCAAACAAATTTATCTTTACGCCTCCGTTAGCGACCGTTCTTATTTAGCGAGCAACGACATTCAAGGAAGCACGATCGGTAAATATGAATCTCTTCGGCAATTCCCCGAGAACAAAACCGTTTATTTTGAAACAACTCATGAAAGCCATAATTACAATATTGCACTTAATGTGTATTCTGCTCCAACCCCTGTCCTATCTATGCATCGTAAAATTATGTACTCCCCAAGTAACATCTCGATTGGTGAGCTGATCATTGACCTTCAGCTGAGTTTAGTCTCTGAAATATCTCAAAGCTTATTCACCCATGACCAAGAAGAACTGTATATCCTTGATGATAAGGGGTTCATCGTGTTCGGTCCTGACGTTTCTAAATGGGGACAACCTCTGGAAGAAAGCTGGGGAAATGAGGCGATTTATAGTAATCTCCAAAAAGGTTCCTATGAATGGAAAAAAGGCGCTTATGCGGGGATAAATATTTATGAAAAAATGAAAACTGACTATGTTGACTGGACGATCGTGAAACGGCTGCCCTATGAACAATTAACGAAAAATGCCCGACAGTTAACTTTAATTAATTCTTTAATCCTTACTTTGTTTATGCTGATTGTCATTGCCGGAACTATTTATATCAGTATTAAATTTACAGAGCCTATCAAACAATTGATTCGTTATATTACACGCATACAGGTGGGACAGGTCCAGTTAGGCCAATTGAATGCCGATATCGAGCTCTCTCGAACGGATGAAATGGGTATCCTCGCCAACCGCTTTCATGGCCTTATGCAGGACTTAAATCAAATGGTCATGCGCGAATATCGTCTTGAGCTTGCGAACAAATCGAATCAGCTTATGGCACTTCAAGCTCAGATTAATCCGCACTTTTTGAATAACGCGCTCCAATCGATCGGAACACTAGCTTTGCAGCATGATGCACCAAAAGTCTACGCACTGATTTCATCTCTTGCCAAAATGATGCATTACAGCATGAACACGAATGAATCCGTCGTTCCTTTGCGTAAAGAAATCGATCATATTAAAGCCTATCTCGAACTGCAAAAGCAGCGCTTCGAGCACCAATTCGAAATCATTTACGATATCGATGAAAGCACGAAAGCAATCTCGGTACCCAAGATGATCCTGCAACCGCTTGTTGAAAATTATTTCAAACATGGCTTTAAACCGGGCTCAGCTACGGGCTTATTACGTATTGAAGCGGTGAAGCTTATCGTTCATGAGGACGAATACTTGAAACTCATCGTCGAAGATAACGGAATTGGTATATCGGAGCAGAGGCTCCGCGAAGTAAGAAACAGACTGAATACCCCATCGATAACCGATGAGGCTTGTATTGGGCTTAGTAATGTGCTGACCAGAGTACAATTGTACTTCACTGATGATGCATTTCTTGATGTTGAGAACGTTCAGCCCCAAGGTCTACGGATCGTGATCCATATTCCTATGAAAAAGGGAGCACTTGAATGA
- a CDS encoding response regulator — MKVLLVDDEKHVRDAIRLLVNWEQHGIETILEAQDGESAIQIVSREHPAIIMTDMMMPIMNGVKLLEWLHTHAPNSKTIVISGHDDFSLLRHTLQYGGTDYILKPIDPEQLNEALDKAIQAWNKDEELRHTNRELNIEMNQIKPMYWDKLLSNIIAEPSAYDQAAEQLEKELHLSRTTRECRVAILSLDTMERSVKNKFSHNLDLLLFSLINICNEFLVNDQRGYAFRHWTSDNEIVLLLWKDQSGSESFLAKINEGIRTALHTRVDFGIGSTQSFPTNMALSYQEARNALRQRNLKSKETWIHSTLQTAKTVQPALTFSQYEERIQLAIRSGSMDQIQETIQEWMDAVKLSETITLEQLDHWWREYRVMKRRWVQQFFSNISEDQVKQLLLDEPSSLIVPLDEYGILSLSLWQQELTRSIVHLSKLLLESQQKDKSVIFEIAEFLEKHYHEDVSLQDIANRFYLSREYISRKFKQEFEVNLSDYLGQIRMSKAKVLLRNPHLRISQVAEMVGYQDEKYFSKVFKKLEGLTPNEYRKTTNSI, encoded by the coding sequence ATGAAAGTATTACTAGTTGATGATGAGAAACATGTGCGCGACGCCATTCGCCTGCTTGTAAATTGGGAGCAGCACGGCATAGAAACGATATTAGAAGCTCAAGATGGCGAATCGGCCATCCAGATCGTAAGTCGTGAACATCCAGCGATTATTATGACGGATATGATGATGCCAATCATGAATGGCGTCAAATTGCTTGAGTGGCTGCATACGCATGCCCCTAACTCCAAAACGATCGTCATTAGCGGCCATGACGACTTCTCTCTGCTTCGCCATACGTTGCAGTATGGGGGAACGGACTATATTTTGAAGCCTATTGATCCTGAGCAGTTGAATGAAGCGTTAGATAAAGCCATTCAAGCTTGGAATAAGGATGAGGAGCTCCGTCATACCAATCGAGAGCTAAATATAGAAATGAACCAAATTAAGCCCATGTATTGGGACAAGTTGTTATCGAACATAATTGCCGAACCCTCCGCTTATGATCAAGCGGCCGAGCAGCTCGAGAAAGAGCTTCATTTATCCCGGACAACTCGAGAATGTCGTGTCGCTATTTTATCTTTAGATACGATGGAACGGAGTGTGAAGAATAAGTTCAGTCATAATCTAGACTTACTTCTCTTCTCGCTAATTAATATATGTAATGAATTCCTCGTTAACGATCAACGCGGTTATGCTTTCCGCCATTGGACCAGTGATAACGAAATTGTATTGCTTCTATGGAAGGATCAATCTGGTTCTGAGTCATTTCTCGCAAAAATTAATGAAGGGATACGAACCGCGCTTCATACCCGCGTGGATTTCGGTATTGGAAGCACACAAAGCTTTCCAACGAACATGGCTTTATCCTATCAGGAAGCCCGTAATGCCCTCAGACAGCGAAATCTCAAATCTAAGGAAACATGGATTCACAGTACATTACAAACAGCCAAAACGGTTCAACCGGCGCTTACTTTCAGCCAATACGAGGAACGGATTCAACTCGCTATACGCAGCGGCAGCATGGACCAAATTCAAGAAACAATTCAAGAATGGATGGACGCTGTCAAATTGAGCGAAACCATTACACTTGAACAGCTCGACCATTGGTGGCGGGAATACAGGGTGATGAAGCGCCGTTGGGTGCAGCAATTTTTCTCTAACATTAGTGAAGATCAGGTCAAGCAGCTTCTCCTGGATGAACCATCCAGTTTGATCGTTCCGCTGGATGAATACGGTATCCTATCCCTCTCACTTTGGCAGCAGGAACTCACTCGGAGCATTGTTCACTTATCGAAGCTGCTTCTTGAGAGTCAGCAGAAGGACAAAAGTGTTATTTTTGAAATCGCCGAGTTCCTTGAGAAGCACTATCACGAAGATGTCTCGCTTCAGGATATTGCGAATCGATTCTACCTCAGCCGCGAGTACATCTCACGGAAATTCAAACAAGAGTTCGAGGTTAATCTTTCTGACTATTTAGGGCAAATTCGTATGAGTAAAGCTAAGGTCTTGCTGCGCAACCCACATCTTCGGATTTCACAAGTAGCCGAGATGGTCGGTTACCAGGACGAGAAATATTTCAGCAAAGTTTTCAAAAAACTAGAGGGACTCACCCCGAATGAGTATCGAAAAACAACGAATTCTATCTAA
- a CDS encoding phosphodiester glycosidase family protein yields MNVISIQQINRVLLLACAPFLGMLIWLLFVTANVPINPLVHKASTPISFQQETLTLDNLLTKANSDAVQTKSIIQQYFQLYEKSSAEVAAMLQNAAAQAAKPGIIYDTRITARLGSPIRQASSGNIDLKLFALNESNYKGYALKVNLKSDKAIKLVLGKDKIGSSETTLDAVTRYGAIAGVNAGGFADDNKGKRYPLDTTIMNGKYVNGFFPTNNDTTFIGLNKDRKLIGGKFSSQSELDKLNPLMGSTFVPVLLKNGNKMSIPYQWQSSPARAARTIMANYKHDQLLFIVTDGYDESGNSGATLAELQDKMQQLGIVDAYNLDGGGSTTLVWGGSVLNRPSDGKLRPLATNFLFFK; encoded by the coding sequence ATGAACGTAATAAGCATTCAACAAATAAACCGCGTGCTTCTACTTGCATGCGCACCGTTTCTGGGGATGCTGATTTGGCTGCTTTTCGTTACGGCGAATGTCCCTATCAACCCGTTGGTACATAAGGCGTCTACGCCGATCTCTTTTCAACAAGAAACGCTGACGCTGGATAACTTGCTGACCAAAGCAAATAGCGACGCGGTGCAAACCAAATCCATCATTCAGCAATATTTCCAGCTTTATGAGAAAAGTTCCGCAGAAGTAGCAGCCATGCTCCAAAACGCTGCAGCACAAGCTGCCAAACCCGGCATTATCTATGATACTCGAATAACCGCCAGGCTCGGCAGCCCAATTAGACAAGCTTCTTCCGGGAATATCGACTTGAAACTTTTCGCTTTGAATGAAAGCAACTATAAAGGTTATGCTCTTAAGGTTAACCTTAAGAGTGATAAAGCCATTAAACTTGTGCTTGGCAAGGATAAAATTGGCTCCAGTGAAACAACGTTAGATGCAGTTACACGTTATGGGGCTATCGCCGGTGTGAATGCAGGAGGCTTTGCTGATGATAATAAAGGCAAACGCTATCCGCTCGACACAACCATCATGAATGGGAAGTATGTGAATGGCTTCTTTCCTACCAACAACGATACGACCTTCATTGGCCTGAATAAAGACCGCAAGCTCATTGGCGGTAAGTTCAGTTCTCAGTCTGAGCTCGACAAATTGAACCCGCTTATGGGATCTACCTTCGTTCCGGTTCTCCTGAAGAACGGAAACAAGATGTCGATTCCCTATCAGTGGCAAAGTTCACCGGCAAGAGCAGCGCGGACCATCATGGCCAACTACAAGCACGATCAACTGTTGTTTATTGTGACCGACGGTTACGACGAGAGCGGCAATTCGGGAGCAACACTTGCTGAGCTGCAGGACAAAATGCAGCAATTAGGCATCGTGGATGCTTATAATTTGGATGGGGGCGGCTCTACCACTTTAGTATGGGGGGGCAGCGTCCTCAATCGCCCGTCTGATGGGAAGCTTAGACCGCTAGCCACCAACTTTCTATTTTTTAAATAA